Below is a genomic region from Pseudomonas berkeleyensis.
CCGGAGCTGCGCGACAACGAGCGCCTGGCACGCCTGGGCGTACGCATCGTGGTCAACGGCCATGCCGCCTACTTCGCTGCGATCAAGGCCACCTACGACTGCCTGCGCGAGCAGCGCGGTGCCCAGCCGTGCGACCTCAATGCCACCGAGCTGACCCACAAGTACACCATGCCCGAGGACTACATTCTCTGGGCCAAGGAGTTCATGGAAGTCCGCGAATAGCCTCCCTCGACGTGCAGCACTTGCACTTCGCATTCCCCGGGCGCATATCTGTCCGGTGAGTGCGAGGAGGTTGAGCATGGCCAGTGGTTGGGCGAACGACGACGCGGTACAGGAGCAGATCGACAGCAGCATCGAGGACGCCGTCGCGCGTGCTCGTAGCCAGTTGCCGAAAGGTGAGAGCCTGCGTCGCTGCGAGGAGTGCGATGCGGTCATTCCCGAGGCCCGCCGTCAGGCGATCCCCGGCGTGCGCCTGTGCGTCAACTGTCAGGCCGAGCACGACCGGGAGAACGCCGCTTTCACGGGCTACAACCGTCGCGGCAGCAAGGACAGTCAACTACGTTGACCCGCCTGCGTGGCACCTA
It encodes:
- a CDS encoding DksA/TraR family C4-type zinc finger protein translates to MASGWANDDAVQEQIDSSIEDAVARARSQLPKGESLRRCEECDAVIPEARRQAIPGVRLCVNCQAEHDRENAAFTGYNRRGSKDSQLR